DNA from Actinoplanes sp. SE50/110:
GGCATCTTCTCCGGGCGGGTGCCGGCGTGACGAGCCCGCGTGCCGCCTTCCCCGGGCGGCCGGAGACCGCGTCGCCCGGCTGACCGGGGGACGCAGGCGGCCGGCTACCTGTCCACCTGGCGGACCGGGGGGACTCAGGCCGCCGGGGATCCGGTCGCCCGGCGGACCGGGGGACTCAGGCCGCCGGGGATCTGGTCGCCCAGCGGACCGCGGGGACCAGGGCCGCGCCGCTGATCGCGAAGATGGCGGCGGGCACCGCCCAGCCCCAGGGCGCGTGGTCGATGGCGGTCACCGTGATCAGGGCGGGCGCGAGCATGATGCCCGCGGAACTGCCGGCGTTGAAGACGCCCTGGTAGGCGCCGGCCGCGTGCTCCGCCGCCAGGTCGTAGCTGAGCAGCCAGCCGCCGGCCTGGGAGAGCACCTCGCCGGCCGTGCCGATGGTGACCGCCAGCACCAGCAGCAGGGTGGCCGGGACCGCGCCGAAGCCGTGGCTGCCCGCGATCAGCAGGCAGTAGACGGCGAGCAGCCAGCCGGCGCGGCGGCAGGCCCGGGCCGCCTGGGCCGGGTTCCGCGCGGCGCGGGTGGCCCGGACCTGGAAGATCACCACCAGCACGGTGTTGAGCAGCAGGATCGCGCCGACCACCGCGTGCGGGGCGGTGGTCTCCCGGACCACCCAGAGCGGGATGCCGACGGTGAGCACCGCGAACTGCATGCTGAGCAGCGCGTTCAGGGCGGTGACCAGCAGGTACGGCCGGTCGGTGAGCGCGTTGCGGCGGCTGGCGACGGCCGGACCGGCGGCGGTGCCCCGAACCGGCCGACGCTTGGCCGGGATGGCCGGCAGGATCGCGGCCACCACCAGGAAGGTGGCCGCGTTGCCCAGAATCAGGGCCAGGTAGGCGCCCCGGGTGTCGGCCTGCAGGGCGACCGCGGCCAGCGCGGCGCCGGCGCCGATCCCCACGTTGGTGACCGCGCGCAGATAGGCGCGGCCCGGCACCCGGGTCTCCGGCGGGAGAGTGTCGGCGTACAGCGTGTTGCGTACCGTGCCGGCCGCCCGGTCCAGCGCGGTCTCCGCGCAGACCACCGCGAGGAAGACGATGAACCCGTGCACCAGGGTGTACGCCGCCATGCCCACGGCCTGCAGGAGGCAGAGCAGCAACAGCACGCGGCGGCTGCCCCAGCGGTCCGCGGCCCGGCCGGCGGGGAGGCTCGCCGCGACCCCGCACGCGCCGGCGATGGTCAGACCCAGGCCGACCCGCGCGACGCTGAGGCCGGCGACCCGGGTGAAGTAGAGCGCGCTGGCGGTCATGAACATGCCGTTGCCGAGTGTGTTGACCAGGACCATCCCGGCGAGGCGGCGGACCACCGGATCGCGGGGGAGCAGGCTGGTGGCGGTTTCGGCCACTGTGGAACCCATGCCCCGATCCCACCGGTGACCGGGATCGGCGGATAATGATTTAGCGATGGGCTCAACCATGCGGTTCCGGATCGGCCTGGCCGACCTGGCGTCGGCCTCGCTGGCGTATTCGCCGTTGCAGGAGGCGGCGCTGAGCCTACGGATGTGGTCGCATCCCGGCTATTACGTCGAGCAGACCGGCTGGTTCCAGCGGATGCGCGCGGATTTCGACGCGCTGCCCGACCGGGATCTGCTGCGCGCGCTGGTCGCCTCCAACCGGTTCGTCCCGGACTTCCTCACCCCACGCCCGGCCACCACCCGCCCGGCCCTCGCCGACGAGCTGGCCCTGCTCCGGGCCACCCCGCCCGAGCTGGTCGGGCCGGACCTGGAGCGGACCTTCCGGCCGCACGACCGGGAGGTGCCACCCCTGCTGGCGGAGCTGGCCGCCGATCCGGAGGCGATGCTCGACCGGATCGCCCGTGCGCTGGCCGGGTACTGGGATCGCTGCCTCGCGCCGCGATGGTGGCCGCGGGCGCGGTCGGTGCTGGAGGCGGACCTGATCTACCGGGCCCGGATGCTCGCCGAGGGGGGCGCCGACGCGCTCTTCGCCGACCTGTCGCACCGGTTGTACTGGGAGGACGGCGTGCTGACGATCCGCTGGGACGGGCCACTGGAGATCGCCCGCGACCGGGTCGACGTGAACGGGCGCGGGCTGGTGCTGCTGCCCACCTGTTTCGCCCGGGGCGCGATCACCGCGATCGACCCGGACCTCCGGCCGGTGATCATCTATCGGGCCCGCGGCCTGGGCACGATGACCGAGAGCCTGCGGCCGCCGCCGGCGTTCCCGGCGCTGCGCCGGCTGCTCGGCGAGCCGCGGGCCCGCCTGCTGCTGATGCTCGACGAGCCGGCCTCGACCACCGAGCTGGCGCACCGGCTCGCCGTCACGCCGGGCGCGGTCAGTCAGCATCTGCGGGTTCTCTACGAGAGCCGGCTGGTCGACCGCGCCCGGCACGGGCGGGTGGTGCTCTACTTCCGCAGCGCGCTGGGTGACTCCCTGCGCGCCGGCACGGATCAGTGAACGGCGGCCTGGCTGTCGCGGGCGACCCGGACCAGTTCGATCAGCCCGCCGGCGTACTCCTGGGATTCGGCGTGCGCCTCGTCGAACGGCGGCTGGAAGCCGACCCCCTCCCAC
Protein-coding regions in this window:
- a CDS encoding MFS transporter, producing MGSTVAETATSLLPRDPVVRRLAGMVLVNTLGNGMFMTASALYFTRVAGLSVARVGLGLTIAGACGVAASLPAGRAADRWGSRRVLLLLCLLQAVGMAAYTLVHGFIVFLAVVCAETALDRAAGTVRNTLYADTLPPETRVPGRAYLRAVTNVGIGAGAALAAVALQADTRGAYLALILGNAATFLVVAAILPAIPAKRRPVRGTAAGPAVASRRNALTDRPYLLVTALNALLSMQFAVLTVGIPLWVVRETTAPHAVVGAILLLNTVLVVIFQVRATRAARNPAQAARACRRAGWLLAVYCLLIAGSHGFGAVPATLLLVLAVTIGTAGEVLSQAGGWLLSYDLAAEHAAGAYQGVFNAGSSAGIMLAPALITVTAIDHAPWGWAVPAAIFAISGAALVPAVRWATRSPAA
- a CDS encoding ArsR family transcriptional regulator, producing the protein MGSTMRFRIGLADLASASLAYSPLQEAALSLRMWSHPGYYVEQTGWFQRMRADFDALPDRDLLRALVASNRFVPDFLTPRPATTRPALADELALLRATPPELVGPDLERTFRPHDREVPPLLAELAADPEAMLDRIARALAGYWDRCLAPRWWPRARSVLEADLIYRARMLAEGGADALFADLSHRLYWEDGVLTIRWDGPLEIARDRVDVNGRGLVLLPTCFARGAITAIDPDLRPVIIYRARGLGTMTESLRPPPAFPALRRLLGEPRARLLLMLDEPASTTELAHRLAVTPGAVSQHLRVLYESRLVDRARHGRVVLYFRSALGDSLRAGTDQ